The following are encoded together in the Eleftheria terrae genome:
- a CDS encoding NAD(P)/FAD-dependent oxidoreductase has product MAAVNNPSAPARPRVVIVGCGFGGLEATRALARADVEITLIDRTNHHLFQPLLYQVATAGLAAPAISGPIRHILRRQIRDGRLTVLLGEVTGIDAARREVRLNDGARLPYDHLIVATGATHSYFGKDGWARHAPGLKTLSDAFDLRNRVLKAFEQAERYPEEREDWLTFVVIGGGPTGVEMAGTLAEIAHHTLHDEFRRIDSRQSRVVLIEGSDRILGSYPPELSEKASRQLEKLGVEVRTGCRVTDIQPECVTAQPADGAAPWQLRTRTVVWAAGVAGSALGRAVQAATGATLDRAGRVVVQPDLSVPGHPEISVIGDLASAKSYPRRGDPTPVPGVSPSAKQMGRQAAANILHRLRGEPTQPFRYVDYGSLATIGRKAAVAQVDLPLLGTVRFSGYPAWLFWLFVHIYFLIGFRNRLMVLTDWAWAYWTFQRNARLVVEPASTAALPPPSQMETPR; this is encoded by the coding sequence ATGGCGGCAGTGAACAATCCTTCGGCTCCTGCACGTCCGCGCGTCGTCATTGTCGGCTGCGGCTTCGGCGGCCTGGAGGCGACCCGCGCACTGGCGCGGGCGGACGTCGAGATCACGCTGATCGACCGCACCAACCACCACCTCTTCCAGCCGCTGCTCTACCAGGTGGCCACCGCCGGGCTGGCCGCCCCGGCCATCTCGGGGCCGATCCGCCACATCCTGCGCCGCCAGATCCGGGACGGCCGCCTCACCGTGCTGCTCGGCGAGGTCACCGGCATCGACGCCGCCCGCCGAGAGGTCCGCCTCAACGACGGGGCCCGTCTGCCCTATGACCACCTGATCGTCGCGACCGGCGCCACGCACAGCTATTTCGGCAAGGACGGGTGGGCCCGCCATGCCCCGGGGCTCAAGACCTTGTCGGACGCCTTCGACCTGCGCAACCGCGTGCTCAAGGCCTTCGAGCAGGCCGAGCGCTACCCCGAAGAGCGCGAGGACTGGCTCACCTTCGTTGTCATCGGCGGTGGCCCCACCGGCGTGGAGATGGCCGGCACGCTGGCCGAGATCGCCCACCACACACTGCATGACGAGTTCCGCCGCATCGACTCCCGGCAGTCCCGGGTGGTGTTGATCGAGGGCAGCGACCGCATCCTCGGCAGCTACCCGCCGGAGCTGTCCGAGAAGGCGAGCCGGCAGCTCGAAAAGCTGGGCGTGGAGGTGCGCACCGGCTGCCGCGTCACCGACATCCAGCCGGAGTGCGTCACCGCCCAGCCGGCCGATGGCGCCGCGCCCTGGCAGTTGCGCACCCGCACGGTGGTGTGGGCCGCGGGTGTGGCCGGCTCGGCGCTGGGCCGGGCGGTGCAGGCAGCCACCGGCGCCACGCTGGACCGGGCCGGCCGGGTGGTGGTGCAGCCCGACCTCAGCGTGCCGGGCCACCCTGAGATTTCAGTGATCGGCGACCTCGCCTCGGCCAAGAGCTACCCCAGGCGCGGCGACCCCACCCCCGTGCCGGGCGTGAGCCCCTCGGCCAAACAGATGGGCCGCCAGGCCGCCGCCAACATCCTGCACCGCCTGCGCGGCGAGCCGACGCAGCCCTTCCGCTACGTGGACTACGGCTCGCTCGCCACCATCGGCCGCAAGGCCGCGGTGGCCCAGGTGGACCTGCCGCTGCTGGGCACCGTGCGCTTCAGCGGCTACCCGGCCTGGCTGTTCTGGCTGTTCGTGCACATCTATTTCCTGATCGGCTTCCGCAACCGCCTGATGGTCCTGACCGACTGGGCCTGGGCCTACTGGACCTTCCAGCGCAACGCCCGCCTGGTGGTCGAGCCGGCCAGCACGGCCGCCCTGCCCCCACCCAGCCAGATGGAGACACCACGATGA
- the glnL gene encoding nitrogen regulation protein NR(II) — protein MPAAQASGERAFAETPYLAFDHLATMVALVHTDGACLFVNSAFESVLGLSRRSMLRGSLFDWFAEPEVVRDTVAAVARNDFSISRFEGQLRRPPGPGMVSPDALPVHVIVTQTDQPGLALVEVVEIEQQTRQDREERALDQAQATKELIRNLAHEIKNPLGGIRGAAQLLQMEVESKGLAEYTQVIIHEADRLQALVDRLLAPHRKPHVVSDVNIHEVCERVRSLILAEFPRGLKVLRDYDTSIPEFRGDREQLIQAVLNIGHNAAQALHERIAAGDACICLKTRIARQVTLGKQRYRLALELHIEDNGPGIPETIRDRIFYPLVSGRDGGSGLGLTLAQTFVQQHHGTIECESEPGNTAFKILIPLP, from the coding sequence ATGCCCGCCGCTCAGGCGTCGGGCGAGCGGGCGTTCGCCGAAACGCCTTACCTGGCCTTCGATCACCTGGCCACCATGGTGGCCCTGGTGCACACCGACGGTGCCTGCCTGTTCGTCAATTCCGCCTTCGAGTCCGTGCTGGGCCTGTCGCGGCGCAGCATGCTGCGCGGCTCGCTGTTCGACTGGTTCGCCGAGCCCGAGGTGGTGCGCGACACGGTGGCGGCGGTCGCCCGCAACGACTTCTCCATCAGCCGTTTCGAAGGGCAGCTGCGCCGCCCGCCAGGGCCCGGCATGGTCAGCCCCGACGCCCTGCCGGTGCATGTGATCGTCACGCAGACCGACCAGCCCGGGCTGGCCCTGGTGGAGGTGGTGGAGATCGAGCAGCAGACCCGGCAGGATCGCGAGGAGCGGGCGCTCGACCAGGCCCAGGCCACCAAGGAGCTCATCCGCAACCTGGCGCACGAGATCAAGAACCCGCTGGGCGGCATCCGGGGTGCGGCGCAGCTGCTGCAGATGGAGGTCGAGTCCAAGGGGCTGGCAGAGTACACCCAGGTCATCATCCATGAGGCCGACCGCCTGCAGGCGCTGGTCGACCGGCTGCTGGCGCCCCACCGCAAGCCGCATGTGGTGAGCGACGTCAACATCCACGAAGTCTGCGAGCGGGTGCGCTCGCTCATCCTGGCCGAGTTCCCGCGCGGGCTGAAGGTGCTGCGCGACTACGACACCTCCATTCCCGAATTCCGCGGCGATCGCGAGCAGCTCATCCAGGCCGTGCTCAATATCGGGCACAACGCGGCCCAGGCGCTGCACGAGCGCATCGCCGCCGGCGACGCCTGCATCTGCCTGAAGACGCGCATCGCCCGCCAGGTCACGCTGGGCAAGCAGCGTTATCGTCTGGCATTGGAATTGCATATCGAGGACAACGGACCGGGCATCCCCGAGACGATCCGCGATCGCATCTTCTACCCTCTGGTGTCAGGACGCGATGGCGGCTCGGGCTTGGGGCTGACGCTGGCGCAGACCTTCGTGCAGCAGCACCATGGCACGATCGAATGCGAGAGCGAGCCCGGAAACACGGCCTTCAAGATCCTGATTCCGCTGCCCTGA
- the ntrC gene encoding nitrogen regulation protein NR(I), translating into MKPIWIVDDDQSIRFVLEKALAREDLPVRSFTNPKDVLAALDDQEEPQVLVSDIRMPGGSGIDLLARVKERLPGLPVIVMTAYSDLDSAVSAFQGGAFEYLPKPFDLHKAVELIRRALEESVREEVGDERYAEVPEMLGQAPAMQDVFRAIGRLSQSNVTVLITGESGSGKELVARALHKHSPRASGPFVAINTAAIPKDLLESELFGHERGAFTGAQTMRRGRFEQADGGTLFLDEIGDMPFDLQTRLLRVLSDGQFYRVGGHNPLRSNVRVIAATHQNLEERVKQGGFREDLFHRLNVIRLRLPPLRERREDIPALARYFLQKSAKELGVEAKRISESALARLTGFDYPGNVRQLENVCHWLTVMAPAQVIEDKDLPPELLGEATVSPKPPVSVEPPAAIGTSTAPVSLSWPPGLLAEEAVVLAATAPAAPSLPDASHSVWLTGLEREARHLLEGGRPDVWDALTRQFEACLIHAALELTRGRRIEAAQKLGIGRNTITRKIQELGLDD; encoded by the coding sequence ATGAAACCCATCTGGATCGTTGACGACGACCAATCCATTCGCTTCGTGCTGGAGAAGGCACTGGCGCGCGAAGACCTGCCGGTGCGCAGCTTCACCAACCCCAAGGACGTTCTGGCGGCGCTTGACGACCAGGAAGAGCCCCAGGTCCTGGTGTCCGACATCCGCATGCCGGGGGGCTCGGGCATCGACCTGCTGGCGCGCGTCAAGGAGCGCCTGCCGGGGCTGCCCGTCATCGTGATGACCGCCTACTCCGACCTCGACAGCGCGGTCTCCGCCTTCCAGGGCGGTGCCTTCGAATACCTGCCCAAGCCCTTCGACCTGCACAAGGCGGTCGAGCTGATCCGCCGCGCGCTGGAGGAAAGCGTGCGCGAGGAAGTGGGCGACGAGCGCTATGCCGAGGTGCCCGAGATGCTGGGCCAGGCGCCCGCCATGCAGGACGTGTTCCGGGCCATCGGCCGGCTCAGCCAGAGCAACGTGACGGTGCTGATCACCGGCGAGTCGGGCTCGGGCAAGGAGCTGGTGGCGCGTGCCCTGCACAAGCACAGCCCGCGGGCGAGCGGGCCTTTCGTGGCGATCAACACCGCGGCCATCCCGAAGGACCTGCTTGAAAGCGAGCTGTTCGGCCACGAGCGCGGGGCCTTCACCGGTGCCCAGACGATGCGGCGCGGCCGCTTCGAGCAGGCCGATGGCGGGACGCTGTTCCTGGACGAGATCGGCGACATGCCGTTCGACCTGCAGACCCGGCTGCTGCGGGTGCTGAGCGACGGCCAGTTCTACCGCGTCGGTGGCCACAATCCACTGCGCAGCAATGTGCGGGTGATCGCCGCCACGCACCAGAACCTCGAAGAGCGCGTGAAGCAGGGCGGCTTCCGCGAAGACCTGTTCCATCGCCTGAACGTCATTCGGTTGCGCCTGCCGCCGCTGCGCGAGCGCCGCGAGGACATCCCGGCACTGGCCCGCTACTTCCTCCAGAAGAGCGCCAAGGAACTCGGCGTGGAGGCCAAGCGCATCTCCGAGTCGGCGCTGGCGCGGCTGACCGGCTTCGACTACCCCGGCAACGTGCGGCAGCTGGAGAACGTCTGCCACTGGCTGACGGTGATGGCGCCGGCCCAGGTGATCGAGGACAAGGACCTGCCTCCCGAGTTGCTGGGCGAGGCCACCGTCTCGCCCAAGCCGCCGGTCAGCGTGGAACCGCCCGCGGCGATCGGCACATCGACGGCCCCGGTGTCGCTGTCCTGGCCGCCCGGCCTGCTGGCGGAGGAAGCGGTCGTGCTGGCGGCGACCGCACCCGCGGCGCCGTCGTTGCCCGATGCCAGCCACAGTGTCTGGCTCACCGGGCTGGAACGGGAAGCGCGCCATCTGCTCGAGGGGGGCCGGCCCGATGTCTGGGATGCGCTGACGCGGCAGTTCGAGGCCTGCCTGATCCACGCGGCGCTGGAGCTCACCCGCGGCCGCCGCATCGAGGCGGCACAGAAGCTGGGCATCGGACGCAACACCATCACGCGGAAGATCCAGGAGCTGGGCCTGGACGATTGA
- the glnA gene encoding type I glutamate--ammonia ligase produces the protein MANKTVADVMKLVKENEVKFVDFRFTDTRGKEHHVSVPVSAFDEDKFTSGHPFDGSSIAGWKGIEASDMLLMPDPNTANIDPFFEEPTLLLSCDVIEPGDGKPYERDPRSLAKRAEAYLKSSGIGDAAYFGPEPEFFIFDNIRWNVDMSGCFVKIEAENAAWNTGKEYEHGNTGYRPTVKGGYFPVPPVDSGQDLRSEMCLILESMGIPVEVHHHEVANAGQMEIGTKFSTLVQRADWLQLQKYIITNVAHAYGKTATFMPKPIVGDNGSGMHVHQSVWKDGKNLFAGDGYGGLSEFALYYIGGIIKHARALNAITNPSTNSYKRLVPGFEAPVKLAYSSRNRSASIRIPYVANPKGRRIEARFPDPLANPYLAFSALLMAGLDGVENKIHPGEAATKDLYHLPPEEDAKIPTVCHSLDQALEYLDKDRAFLTKGGVFTDAYIDAYIELKMQEVTRFRMTTHPVEFDMYYSA, from the coding sequence ATGGCCAACAAGACCGTCGCCGACGTGATGAAGCTGGTGAAGGAGAACGAAGTCAAGTTCGTCGACTTCCGTTTCACCGACACCCGCGGCAAGGAACACCACGTGTCCGTGCCCGTTTCCGCTTTCGATGAAGACAAGTTCACGTCGGGCCATCCCTTCGACGGTTCCTCCATCGCCGGCTGGAAGGGCATCGAGGCGTCGGACATGCTGCTGATGCCGGACCCGAACACCGCCAACATCGACCCCTTCTTCGAAGAGCCGACGCTGCTGCTGTCCTGCGACGTCATCGAGCCGGGCGACGGCAAGCCCTACGAGCGCGACCCGCGCTCGCTGGCCAAGCGTGCCGAGGCCTACCTGAAGTCGTCCGGCATCGGCGACGCCGCCTACTTCGGCCCGGAACCCGAGTTCTTCATCTTCGACAACATCCGCTGGAACGTGGACATGTCGGGCTGCTTCGTGAAGATCGAGGCCGAGAACGCCGCCTGGAACACCGGCAAGGAATATGAGCACGGCAACACCGGCTACCGCCCCACCGTCAAGGGCGGCTACTTCCCGGTCCCGCCGGTCGACTCCGGCCAGGACCTGCGCTCGGAGATGTGCCTGATCCTCGAATCGATGGGCATCCCGGTCGAAGTGCACCACCACGAGGTGGCCAACGCCGGCCAGATGGAGATCGGCACCAAGTTCAGCACGCTGGTGCAGCGCGCGGACTGGCTGCAACTGCAGAAGTACATCATCACGAACGTCGCCCACGCCTACGGCAAGACCGCGACCTTCATGCCCAAGCCCATCGTTGGCGACAACGGCTCGGGCATGCACGTGCACCAGTCGGTCTGGAAGGACGGCAAGAACCTGTTCGCCGGTGACGGCTACGGCGGCCTGAGCGAGTTCGCGCTGTACTACATCGGCGGCATCATCAAGCACGCCCGCGCGCTGAACGCCATCACCAACCCCAGCACCAACAGCTACAAGCGCCTGGTGCCGGGCTTCGAGGCGCCGGTGAAGCTGGCCTACAGCTCGCGCAACCGCTCGGCATCCATCCGCATCCCCTATGTGGCGAACCCGAAGGGCCGCCGCATCGAGGCGCGCTTCCCGGATCCCCTGGCCAACCCCTACCTGGCCTTCTCCGCCCTGCTGATGGCCGGCCTCGACGGTGTCGAGAACAAGATCCACCCGGGCGAAGCCGCCACCAAGGACCTGTACCACCTGCCGCCGGAAGAAGACGCGAAGATCCCGACCGTCTGCCACAGCCTGGACCAGGCGCTGGAGTACCTGGACAAGGACCGCGCCTTCCTGACCAAGGGCGGCGTGTTCACCGATGCCTACATCGACGCCTACATCGAGCTGAAGATGCAGGAAGTGACCCGCTTCCGCATGACCACCCACCCGGTGGAGTTCGACATGTACTACAGCGCCTGA
- a CDS encoding DUF1415 domain-containing protein, with protein MSELQNIDNVVAEMRRWVDRAVIGLNLCPFAKAVAVKGQIRYVVSSATTPRALLDDLRRELLHLAAVDPGETDTTLLVLPGMLEDFLDFNDFLADADDLLASLELVGELQIADFHPRYQFAGTAEDDIENYTNRAPYPTLHLLREASIDRAVEAFPEAEAIYEANMQTLRRLGRDGWERLMSKGDAE; from the coding sequence ATGAGCGAACTGCAGAACATCGACAACGTGGTGGCCGAGATGCGCCGCTGGGTGGACCGGGCCGTGATCGGCCTCAACCTGTGCCCCTTCGCCAAGGCGGTCGCGGTGAAGGGGCAGATCCGCTACGTGGTGAGCAGTGCCACCACGCCGCGGGCGCTGCTTGACGACCTGCGCCGGGAGCTGCTGCACCTGGCGGCCGTCGATCCGGGCGAGACCGACACCACGCTGCTGGTACTGCCCGGGATGCTGGAGGACTTCCTGGACTTCAATGATTTCCTGGCCGACGCCGACGATCTGCTCGCCTCATTGGAGCTGGTGGGCGAGCTGCAGATCGCCGACTTCCACCCTCGCTACCAGTTTGCCGGCACCGCCGAGGACGACATCGAGAACTACACCAACCGGGCGCCCTATCCCACGCTGCATCTGCTGCGCGAAGCGAGCATCGACCGTGCGGTCGAGGCCTTCCCCGAGGCCGAAGCCATCTATGAAGCCAACATGCAGACGCTGCGCCGACTGGGGCGCGACGGCTGGGAGCGGCTGATGTCGAAGGGCGATGCCGAATGA
- a CDS encoding EI24 domain-containing protein: MKLMVDSFWRALAYCLHWRVILLSLLPLLLVGGASFGLGWFFWEDALDAVAERISDWTLMGALTKWLSALGAVGYRAVFQQIIVVGLSVPFVVVASVLAVGLCMTPSMVKLVVARRFPQLERRHRESAWRAAGWVLAATAVALVALLVTMPLWLIPPLALLLPPLVWGWLAYRVMIHDALADHATPQERRRLRREHRGPLLTIATAAGYAGGAPALLFAVSPQALIIAPILVVAVVWLHVLLFAFFSLWFAHYGLSALHRQRQAAPGPLAEVPGAASGPSTLPSPTS; encoded by the coding sequence ATGAAGCTGATGGTCGATTCCTTCTGGCGTGCGCTGGCCTATTGCCTGCACTGGCGCGTCATCCTGCTGTCGCTGCTGCCACTGCTGCTGGTCGGCGGGGCCAGCTTCGGGCTGGGTTGGTTCTTCTGGGAGGATGCGCTCGATGCGGTCGCCGAGCGCATCAGCGACTGGACGCTGATGGGTGCGCTGACCAAGTGGCTCAGTGCACTGGGCGCCGTCGGCTACCGGGCGGTGTTCCAGCAGATCATCGTGGTGGGCCTGTCGGTGCCCTTCGTCGTGGTGGCCTCGGTGCTGGCCGTGGGCCTGTGCATGACGCCGTCCATGGTGAAACTGGTCGTCGCCCGGCGCTTCCCGCAGCTCGAGCGACGCCATCGCGAATCCGCCTGGCGCGCCGCCGGCTGGGTGCTCGCTGCCACCGCGGTGGCCTTGGTGGCCTTGCTCGTCACCATGCCGCTGTGGCTGATTCCGCCGCTGGCGCTGTTGCTGCCGCCGCTGGTGTGGGGCTGGCTCGCCTACCGGGTGATGATCCACGACGCGCTGGCGGACCACGCCACGCCGCAAGAGCGTCGCCGCCTGCGCCGCGAGCACCGCGGCCCGCTGCTGACCATCGCCACTGCGGCGGGCTATGCCGGCGGTGCGCCGGCCCTGCTCTTTGCAGTCAGTCCCCAGGCCCTGATCATCGCCCCCATCCTCGTGGTGGCGGTGGTGTGGCTGCATGTCCTCCTGTTCGCCTTCTTCTCCCTCTGGTTCGCGCACTACGGCCTGAGCGCGCTGCACCGCCAGCGGCAGGCTGCTCCCGGGCCCCTGGCCGAGGTGCCGGGCGCGGCGTCCGGCCCATCCACCCTGCCTTCCCCCACTTCCTGA
- a CDS encoding C1 family peptidase has product MAATRAPASRSEARTRASAARLLGRASAAPPKPLRSARPDAIDLRDRLFIPNVSVAPATALFPGIALPVKQQGETRACTGFALSSVVEHLLRKSGRERAPSISPYMLYSMARRYDEFPGSVEDEGSSLRGALKGWFKHGACDDALWPTGVAMPGASNDPDEDWWLDAVNRPLGSYYRVAVDQITDLHAALNEVGILFASAGCHPAWESGFEAPHRAARPNGFKSIWTIPWDGDRTLHPGHAFAIVGYNEVGFLIQNSWGVQWGSYGLALLSYDDWLANAMDCWVAQLGVVTQEHRAISRASTLRTSGEGKVLLPANEVLRDRELSPFVVNVGNNGFLSNSGVFRTQVDDVRALVDLHLSEARERWGLQDQPVDVCVYAHGGIVSEQDAATVAARWVPQLYGQRIFPVFLMWETDFWTTVLNRLEDAVKGVPRLTGGLADSMKRLWNQRLERLLSRPGTLIWDEVKQNADAISGHAEAGAVLLYQHFREAVQAGQVRLHLVAHSAGSVVHSHIVHRLVKQGMHFESLSFLAPGVRLDLFDTLVAPRLRDGSVKRYQQFHLTDRAEQDDGSCGPYRRSILYLVSESFEGGVSTPLLGLQKYAEGYLAGLPNVTQHLAPGPASAAATHGAFDDDPLTLQGVIDFIKRR; this is encoded by the coding sequence ATGGCTGCAACCCGAGCTCCTGCGTCGAGGTCGGAGGCAAGAACCCGTGCGTCGGCCGCCCGCCTGCTGGGCCGAGCCTCTGCGGCGCCGCCGAAGCCGCTGCGCTCGGCCCGGCCCGACGCGATCGACCTGCGCGACCGCCTCTTCATCCCCAATGTCTCGGTGGCGCCGGCCACTGCGCTGTTTCCCGGCATTGCGCTGCCGGTGAAGCAGCAGGGCGAGACCCGGGCCTGCACCGGCTTTGCGCTGTCCAGCGTGGTGGAGCACCTGCTGAGGAAAAGCGGGCGGGAACGGGCGCCCAGCATTTCACCGTACATGCTGTACTCCATGGCGCGCCGCTATGACGAGTTTCCCGGCTCGGTGGAGGACGAGGGCAGCAGCTTGCGTGGCGCCCTCAAGGGCTGGTTCAAGCACGGCGCCTGCGACGATGCGCTGTGGCCCACCGGCGTCGCGATGCCCGGCGCCAGCAACGATCCCGACGAAGACTGGTGGCTCGACGCGGTGAACCGGCCGCTCGGCTCCTACTACCGGGTTGCGGTGGACCAGATCACCGACCTGCATGCCGCGCTGAACGAGGTGGGCATCCTGTTCGCGAGCGCCGGTTGCCACCCGGCCTGGGAGTCCGGCTTCGAGGCACCGCACCGTGCGGCGCGCCCCAATGGCTTCAAGTCCATCTGGACCATTCCCTGGGACGGCGATCGCACGCTGCACCCGGGCCATGCCTTCGCGATCGTGGGATACAACGAGGTCGGCTTCCTCATCCAGAACTCCTGGGGCGTGCAGTGGGGCAGCTACGGCCTGGCACTGCTGAGCTACGACGACTGGCTGGCCAATGCGATGGACTGCTGGGTGGCCCAGCTCGGGGTGGTGACGCAGGAGCATCGTGCGATCTCCCGCGCCAGCACCCTGCGCACCAGTGGTGAAGGCAAGGTCCTGCTGCCGGCCAACGAGGTGCTGCGCGACCGGGAGCTGTCGCCCTTCGTCGTCAACGTCGGCAACAACGGCTTCCTGAGCAATTCGGGCGTGTTCCGCACACAGGTCGACGACGTGCGGGCCCTGGTCGACCTGCACCTGAGCGAGGCGCGCGAGCGCTGGGGCCTGCAGGACCAGCCGGTGGACGTGTGCGTGTACGCGCACGGCGGCATCGTCAGCGAGCAGGACGCGGCGACCGTCGCCGCGCGCTGGGTGCCGCAGCTCTACGGGCAACGCATCTTCCCGGTCTTCCTGATGTGGGAGACCGACTTCTGGACCACCGTGCTCAACCGGCTGGAGGATGCGGTGAAGGGCGTGCCCCGCCTGACGGGGGGCCTGGCCGACAGCATGAAGCGCCTGTGGAACCAGCGGCTGGAGCGGCTGCTGTCGCGACCCGGCACGCTCATCTGGGACGAGGTGAAGCAGAACGCGGATGCCATCAGCGGCCATGCCGAGGCCGGCGCGGTGCTGCTCTACCAGCATTTCCGCGAGGCGGTGCAGGCCGGCCAGGTACGGCTGCACCTGGTGGCGCATTCCGCCGGCAGCGTGGTGCACAGCCACATCGTGCACCGGCTGGTGAAGCAGGGCATGCACTTCGAGTCGCTCAGCTTCCTGGCGCCCGGCGTGCGGCTCGACCTGTTCGACACCCTGGTGGCGCCGCGCCTGCGCGACGGCAGCGTGAAGCGCTACCAGCAGTTCCACCTGACCGATCGCGCCGAGCAGGATGACGGCAGCTGCGGTCCTTACCGGCGGTCCATCCTCTACCTGGTGTCCGAGTCCTTCGAGGGCGGCGTGAGTACGCCGCTGCTCGGCCTTCAGAAGTACGCCGAGGGTTATCTGGCCGGCCTGCCGAACGTGACGCAGCACCTGGCGCCGGGGCCGGCCAGCGCAGCCGCCACGCATGGCGCCTTCGACGACGATCCGCTCACCCTGCAGGGCGTGATCGACTTCATCAAGCGCCGCTGA
- a CDS encoding PEP-CTERM sorting domain-containing protein, with amino-acid sequence MNRKIVWTAIVALACGGAALWQATAGQLALDAEPGPYGLALSGLGVAAWVAARRRPG; translated from the coding sequence ATGAACCGCAAGATCGTCTGGACCGCCATCGTGGCCCTTGCCTGCGGTGGTGCCGCGTTGTGGCAGGCCACCGCTGGCCAGTTGGCACTTGATGCGGAACCGGGCCCCTACGGGCTGGCCCTCAGCGGCCTCGGCGTGGCTGCCTGGGTGGCCGCACGGCGGCGGCCCGGTTGA
- a CDS encoding competence/damage-inducible protein A, which translates to MQFGLIIVGDEILSGKRQDKHLAKVIELLSARGLALGWARYVGDDPQRLEAALREAFAGPEPVFSCGGIGATPDDHTRQCAARALGVGLELHPQARELILERMAEVAREQGLPFEPDHPDNIHRLNMGAFPAGCELIPNPYNKIPGFSVGRVHFVPGFPVMAWPMIEWVLDTRYAEFRHQRDHIEQSVIVYGSMEAALTPLMQDIEARFEPVKVFSLPSVDHPEHGRHIELGVKGPREQVAEAYSALLAGLPAHGVELGPELVR; encoded by the coding sequence ATGCAATTCGGACTCATCATCGTCGGAGACGAGATCCTCTCCGGCAAGCGCCAGGACAAGCACCTCGCGAAGGTCATCGAGCTGTTGTCGGCCCGCGGCCTGGCCCTGGGCTGGGCCCGCTATGTCGGTGACGACCCGCAGCGCCTGGAAGCGGCGCTGCGCGAGGCCTTCGCCGGTCCCGAGCCGGTGTTCTCCTGCGGCGGCATCGGCGCCACGCCCGACGACCACACGCGCCAGTGCGCGGCCCGCGCGCTGGGGGTCGGCCTCGAGCTGCATCCGCAGGCGCGGGAGCTGATCCTGGAACGCATGGCCGAGGTGGCGCGCGAACAGGGCCTGCCGTTCGAGCCGGACCATCCGGACAACATCCACCGGCTCAACATGGGTGCCTTCCCGGCCGGCTGCGAGCTGATCCCCAACCCCTACAACAAGATCCCGGGCTTCTCGGTCGGCCGCGTCCACTTCGTTCCGGGCTTCCCGGTGATGGCTTGGCCGATGATCGAATGGGTCCTCGACACCCGTTATGCCGAGTTCCGCCACCAGCGCGACCATATCGAGCAGTCGGTGATCGTCTATGGCTCGATGGAGGCGGCGCTGACCCCCCTCATGCAGGACATCGAGGCGCGCTTCGAGCCAGTCAAGGTCTTCAGCCTGCCGAGCGTCGACCACCCTGAGCACGGCCGTCATATCGAGCTGGGGGTGAAAGGCCCGCGCGAGCAGGTGGCCGAAGCCTATTCGGCCTTGCTGGCAGGGTTGCCCGCCCATGGTGTAGAACTCGGCCCTGAACTGGTGCGGTGA